The Dehalococcoides mccartyi CG5 genome contains the following window.
ACTAGGACTGCCTGTCCTCCTCAAAAAACTGGGCATTGTACCCAGTAAACCTAATCCGGTTAAAAACTCCGCCTACGAATGTGGCGTAGAAACTCATGGACGCACTTGGGTTCAGTTCAATTTCCGCTACTATTACTACGCACTTCTGCTTATTGCTTTTGATGTGTTGCTGGTTTTCCTCTTTCCTTGGGCAACACAAATCGGTTCGCTCGGGTTTTATGCCTTCGGGATAGTATTTGCCTTTCTGTTAATAGTTTTGGCGGGCTATCTGTATGCGTGGAAGAAGGGAGCTTTGGAATGGAACTAAACTTCGAAAAACCGCTAAGCCTGCTTACTCTGGACGAGATTGACCAGCAGGAAGGCGGGGTAATTCAAAGCTTTCGTACCGGACATACATCCCCCTATCCTGACCCTGCAGACTGGCTAAATGGCGAAGAGCCGCCTCCGGGTGTATTTATCACCAGTGTGGAAAAGGTACTTAACTGGTCACGCCATTATTCCCTTTGGCCGGTGATGTTCGGTTTAGCTTGTTGTGCTATTGAGATGATGTGCATGGCAGCCTCCCGCTGGGATTTAGCCCGTTTTGGCATGGATATATTCCGTGCTTCTCCCCGTCAGGCAGACCTGATGATAGTTGCGGGCACTCTTACATGGAAAATGGCTCCCTGGCTGAAAAGGATTTATGATCAGATGCCTGAACCAAAATGGGTATTGGCCATGGGGGCTTGCGGAACCAGCGGCGGTTTATTTAGGGATTCATATTCGGTAGTACCCGGTTTTAATCTGGTAGTCCCGGTTGATGTATATGTGCCCGGTTGCCCTCCCCGCCCGGAAGCACTTATGAGGGCTATTATGGATATACACGAAAAAATAGATAAAACCCGTATCCTAAAGAGATAACTTTATGACCGCTGTACTTGATTACCCACAACTTAAGGCTGCCTTATCCAAAGAACTGCCCGGAATTAAAATTCAGGCAGATGGCAGCTTCCTGCTGGTTTCACCC
Protein-coding sequences here:
- a CDS encoding NADH-quinone oxidoreductase subunit B, with protein sequence MTSVEKVLNWSRHYSLWPVMFGLACCAIEMMCMAASRWDLARFGMDIFRASPRQADLMIVAGTLTWKMAPWLKRIYDQMPEPKWVLAMGACGTSGGLFRDSYSVVPGFNLVVPVDVYVPGCPPRPEALMRAIMDIHEKIDKTRILKR
- a CDS encoding NADH-quinone oxidoreductase subunit A yields the protein MLVDYSYIALFLVAAILFTAVVLGLPVLLKKLGIVPSKPNPVKNSAYECGVETHGRTWVQFNFRYYYYALLLIAFDVLLVFLFPWATQIGSLGFYAFGIVFAFLLIVLAGYLYAWKKGALEWN